The sequence TACACTGACTTCAGATTCATCTATGTTTGTCTCAAAACAGCATGTGATGACATCCTCTACATAAGATCTTAGGGGTGAAGAAGATTGATTCATTCTAAGTGATCCAAGAAAGTGGACTTCCTAAATACAACAAAAGCACCATTACTTACCAAACAAAAAACTTTACCTAATGCAGATCAACTAGCGCTCATCAAATCAATAGGACAAATTAGATTAAGCCTAACAGATATGCCCATAAAAACTGTTAAAAATTCTAGAGCATACAAAATCCATGTTTATATTCATTACTAAACTGGAAAAGATGGTGGATTACTTGATCCAAACCTGACTGAAACAAAATAGGTTGTCACTTGTTACAATGTATAAGGAGCCTAAGAAATACGTGGACATTAGATAGTGGAAGAAAGCAAAATAGTCAACCACAGAATATAAAGTGGCTCTCTGGTATAGACAAGCCAACAGAGTGTTATGTGGCAGCATGTCATACTTCAATTTCTTCTCTATAGGCTTCACATCATTGGTACTTCATTTACACTTCTGCATGTTAGACagaaaacttgctatattttttTAGTTTGAGCATCATTGTTGAAGCCTTTTTCCCATCACTAACAGGTCAAATATAGAGCACAACTAAAAACAAGAAGGGTCCATAGAATATCTGACTACTTTACTACTTATCAGCCTTATGTTACAAAGCAATAGTAGGTGTCAACATCTAACCAAGGGAATAGCTACACAAGGTTTGATAGAGTTTGATGCTCATTCATGTTTATTGCTTCCTAAATGAAATCTTGTTATTTAACTATTTCAGGAGACTCCTCTAGGTTTAGGGAATATAGAAGCTTTACTTCCTGACTCGATGAGCTAAAACTGCCACTTGATAGAGTAAATCATTTTGGGTTTTTAGAAAAATCCTGCTCTTGCCTAACCTAGCATTGGTTAAGTAATCATTGCCAACTTTAGCTCTTTTTTGTCACGCTAAAAGGTGACCACAGAATCTCACACATTGCAATGCCCAGTCACTAGTTGGTTTCTAGTAGTGAGCTATACATAAGTGTCAATGATAATCATGAGGTGGTCATAATAAAACACATGAAAGGATGCATCCACAGTATAAGGAATTTATTTTCTTTCCTAAATTTCAATTTCTATTCATCTCTTTGTATAAGGATAATAGAATACTCCATTCTGCAATGTCTATTTATGTTCTCTTAATGACATTATCTCTACTTGATCATTTAAGGGAAAATACTTCTAATTTAGGCTTAATTAGATACAAGACAGGATAATATGATAGCAAAAACATGTCTACCTGAGGTATCACAATCGCCAAATTTAAGATGCCCATCGCCAACCCTGCAGTCAAGAGAAGTATTAGAAacaaaaacacaaagcagaacaaCAAGGAGAGATGGAATAGAATCAACTCGTCACTCACCTTGGCCAAATCCTAAAGGTTCTGTACGTGCAGAAATCATTGCATAAGGAATAGTATATGTGACCTGCAAAAAAAGGTCAATACTGATCAAACAAATTAATAAGATGTGCCAACAAATAGTGAAAATAATAAAATGACTCACTGCCAAAGGTGCCCCAAGGATCGTAAAAATAACAAGTGAAGCAACAACAACACCATCCGGAGGAAGTCCATTTTGTGGGTATTCCTTATTTTTTGCCCAAGAAGATATTATAAGCATTGCTAAAAAGCACAAAAACATGAGAATGTTGGCAATTCCCCAGGTCAAGCCAGCACCCCACTTTCTGCAGATTTTTTCCAAGGCCACCGAGGTACATCCAAGAACAACAGAGTTCAACAATAGACCAGAAGCACCCATTCTGACTCCAATTTGATAATTCGTCCCTTCATTTGGATCTCCCTTGTAGATCTCCCGGCCCATCCAATCAGTATCAAAAAGAATGAATGGAAACCATCCTATCCAAGTAAGTGCAGTGACAATTAGAACCATCCAAATAGGCAGAGTTAGATACCTACACGAACCAATTAATTCCCATAGAAAAGCCTCATGCTCAGTATTTAACTGCACTTGTGTCTCTCCGGCAGAATCCATAAGTCCACCAGCAGAAGAAAGAGGAGTTTCCTTGGCTGATAATACAGTGATGCAAGTAGTGATTGCAAGAATAACAACATCAAGAAGAAAAGCAGATTTGAGATTGGCACAATTTATGCCGCATGCTGAAGTGACACTGAAGGGAAATATGCTAAACCAACGACTAAAAGATCCAGTAGCATAGCCGAGTATATTCCCCAGTGCCATGAAGAGTGAAAAATAAGCATTAGCTACCCGAGTCCGTCTGTGATCCTTGCCTGAAATTgcaggaaagaaaaggaaaaagataaACATGTATTAGGTAACTTGTACAGCTAACATGAAGTAACTTACGCACTGATCATGCTGACTTGGTCTACAGCACTACCCCTTAGGTAATCCTGCCAGGTGACAAGCAAGTCAGCTTGATCTTCTGTCTCATGGTAAAATGAATAGAAGAGACTTCCCATCAGAACATATTTTGTTTGCCACTATTTATAACCTTTAAGAATCTCTGTTATACAGAACCCCTCAAaattggaggaaaaaaaaaaaagccagacCTTAAGAGAATGGGGCATGTGGCCATCGATCTCATAATTTAATCAAACCCACCGTGTGCAAGACCAAAGAAACATggcaaataacaaaataaaatagcCAAACAGATGCAGCAAGGTGTACATGAGAGCACAATCATCAATTTTCATGGAATTTGAAGCTTCATAGAGATATTTACAGAAAGCAGTTCACACATGTGAGGAGACCACTCACCACCAAAAACTAGTTTCAGGCAATTTTTATTTTGAGCTGGAATAGGAGTGAGATACTTGAAGTGATCTATAGGCAAAGTTCTACAAGGGTCATCAATATCATCACGGCACATTTATACTTAAGGCCATAAAAGTCTAATGGCAACCCATGAAAGACCATACAAACATAAGATGATGAAATCTAGCAGTTGGTCTGTTGGAATTGCTATTAAATCCTGCAGTAGGAAGGTGACTGCCAAGTCAACATCTCGTAGCTGAGCCAATGTCGCCTCACCAAGAAATCAGACGCAACAGCACAAGGTCAAATTAATGCAGATTAATCACAAGTTTAGCAACATTAAGTTCGCCAATATGTGCAATACGTTACCCAATTTAGAATGATTTCAAGCTTGTCTTCTCCTTCTAGGCGACATAAACGCTTCCACAAGGACAGCTATTAAGAGCAACCACAGACATCAGTGGGATACGGTGCCCTTGGTCGTAATTTACCTAAAACTTAAGGACATTTACGCACGCTTGAAGCAAGGAAGGGTTATCTAGAGCAACCACAGACATCGCTGGGATACGGTGTCCTTCGTCCTAATTTACCTAAAAGTTAAGGGCATTTACGCACGCTTGAAGCCAGCGGCGACCCGATCTCAAGGAGAAAAAGAAGGGGGAGGGGTGGGTGTAAGAGGTTGGGGAGAGGGGAGTATCGACGGACCTGTGAGATCGGCAAGGAGCGCCCTGCAGGGTCCCTGGGTGGTGTTGTTCCCAACGTCCAGCAGCCAAAACCCTAGCAGGTAGACGGCGATCGCGCGGTACCGGGTCTCCCCGCCGCCGGGGTCGCCGAGGGCGCTGCCGATGTCCGCAGAGAACCCGACGAGAAGGACGGCGGTGGATATAGCGGCGGCCCCGCCGACGATGTATGGTCTTCGGCGGCCGAATGGGCTGGCGCAGCGGTCGCTCATGTGGCCGACGAAGGGCTGGACGATGAGGCCGGAGAGCGGCCCGCAGAGCCACACTAGACTGGCCCACTGGTGGGGGATCCCCAGCTCCTGCACGTACGGCGTGAGCAGCGACAGCTGGAGCGCCCACCCGAACTGCACCCCGCACGCCACCGACGCCACCCGCAGCAGCTGCCGCCGCGAGACCTTGTGCGGCAGCGCCACCGCCTCCCTTCCCCCCGcctctgccgccgccgccgccatcgccGTCGTCGATGGCCTATGGCGCCCGGGAACCGTCATCCTCCACTCTCCTCCGCTCCGCTTCCACCACCTCcctttcccttctctctctctctctctctctctctctctcgggatagaaaaaggaaaaaacgaAACGGATTAGAGCATCCGACTACAAAACGATCCGAGGAGATTGGCGAGGCTCGCTGTATGTAATAGACTTCAGAAGCAGGCAAAGTGAGTGGGGGACAGATGCGGGTCCCACTCCTCCAGTCCTTCTCCTTGTTCGTTCTCGCCTACAGTGACGGTTGGTCCCGCACCGCCCACCACGACCGCGGAGCCCACCGCCCTTGGGTCGGGTAATGGCCTCGCCCGAAGTCTATCGGATTTTTGGGCGGGTCGATCGGATTATATAGAATCCGTTAAGATGGTGACGCGCGCACCACAAGGCAAGCGGGTCGGACACCCCTGATCACGCCAGGTTCCCGTTCTCAGCAGCTGCTCCTCTTGTGCGCCGCGGGACAGCAGACGCGGTGGTGGCGATCGCTTTCGGCGGAGCAGGTGCCGCGTTCAGACAACGATGAACGGCATCTCCACCGTCGACGTCCTACTCGATCCGCATACCTGCGACACTGATCGCACAGGAACCGCATCGTGAGTGGGTCCCTTTTCCAGCCCCGGTCACGTAGGTGCTCAGGGAAGAGACGTGACCGGGGGGATGACGACCGGAGATTCTTTTGAGCTACTCGAGGAGCGATATGATGACGGCAGGTGGGCGGAGCGCGCGGTGAGGTCGTCCTCGGGACGCATGACAGCGTCGCATATGGCCCAactcagattccttttcattcaAAGCAACATTTTTGTTACGTCACGTGCGGCCGCCTCACTGGCTCTTGCGCATTCCGTTGCCTCGCGGCTCTCCGGTTCTTACCGCAGAACCTCCTCCGGCTTCTGGAACTTACCACACAGCAGCAGTCTCTGTCTATCTTTACCGTGTGAACACCGACGCTAcaatattcttttttcttttttccccatttgttcaaactttttttttacttttttttcttaagaaaaaaactattttatggataaaaaataaaaaaaataatattcgtcaaatatatgatttttttgacATTCCATTAATAAAGATGATGTTGATTTGTCAATAATGATAAAACGACAATAGATCAATGATTGCTCCAAAAAATGTGAGCATCTCCGGTCCGTCTGTGACAAGTGATTAGCAGACAAAGATTTAGCTGTCAAATAAGATAGCATTTCTTCTCATAAATATCAGCACATCAATCAATGGTTATATATTTATTGATTTGTTTATTATAAGTCCCAAAATAATATGACTGGTTATCGTTGAAATAATTAATGTTCGAGTGGCAGAGTCGCATAGATTTCTGTTCATTTATGTCATGTCTTGTTCTTTTCTTGTCACCATCGGCACTTGCTTCGTTAAATTATTAATGTGACTGATGTTTGCATTTATGTAAgtcaaactaaaaaataaaacgtcatttaattatatatttttaatagaaaATTCATATAAACGTTAATTATTTGTGCAATAAATACATTAATCGATCCTAATTTCTgacgataaaaataataataataatattttttatttctgatAATTTTTCTTCCTCCTTGTGTTTTAGGCGGCATTTAGATTTAGTAGGGTTTGATTCTTCACCTGTGGGATAGGGATTCCTCAGCCTCTGCTTCCTCTTTTGCTCGTGCCCGTCGTCTCCACGATCGGCGCAGTGGAGGATGGACCGTCGCGATCATTAACAAATGCATCGGGTCTCTGCGGCAGCGATGGCAtttagaagaagaggagaagcaggTGGAAGAATCACTTGCCGTCGAATCATCTCCTCCTCTTTCGACGTCTGCCAACGACGAACTACCGCGCAGGTGCTCGATCCCCAATTTCTATGTATATATGTACGATGTGGTTTGACACCCTATGGTATATATTGTGATCTGTATTGTCGTCTCCGTGTTCTTGTCTTTCTTTGCTGTAATTGATGCCCAAGACCTAACTGGTGTTCGTATCTCGGAGATGTAGTACCATAACTTTCTTGCGAGTGGGACATGAGTTGCCTCTTAGGAATACCAAGAACTGGTGACAATTATGTGATTTTTCTACTTAGACTAATATAATGAGCATATCATGTAAGAACACTTTAGATCTGTCTCTTGGTTCAGGTATAATGAGGATTATCAAGTGGTTAGAGAGTTAACTTGCTGAACACTATCGGATTAAGAATGATAAATTAATTAATTCAGAGTGATTTGGGTTGGATAATCTGGGATGGATGGTTAAATTATCTTCTACCTATCAAAGTACATAAGATGGTTAAAATTAGCTAGATTGTGATAATTAATCCGAATATAACGCCCGAACAAATGTAGCTCGATGATGAGCTTTTTGTTCTGTTAATTGTCATTACGAAAAAGCTGTATGATTTGGCTTTCCAGTGAGGTGTTTCTTGTTGAACACTAATTCGTAGAACTTAGCTGTTGATGGTTTGGCATACTCGCAACAATATTGCCAGGCAAAGCTATTCCAAATTGATTCCATTAAACCTTAGTGATGGTGATAAAGATGAACAATGTtaccttcattttgctttattacaATTTGTATGCGTTTCATCATGCTCTTGATAGCCCACTAGGTAAAATCGAATTTTACCATGTATCTACGGATCAGAGGAGAGGAGTCAACCCAGTGCTGAAAGTTTAAATATTGAATAAAAAGGGTTTAAGAATGCTTGTATCGTGTATTTTCGGGCCTCTCCATGTGTTTGTGTGTTTCTTGATGTCAATATACCCAAccacaaatagttgggacattaggACTTGTTGTTATGCTACGTTCAAAATGCATTTGATTTCTTCAGACTTTCCATGACCAGTTTTCAAAACATTATGAAGGATTCCTTGCCATTCTGTTTTTATAACTCAAGAAAATGCATTCCTTCTGTTT comes from Musa acuminata AAA Group cultivar baxijiao chromosome BXJ3-3, Cavendish_Baxijiao_AAA, whole genome shotgun sequence and encodes:
- the LOC103978760 gene encoding sucrose transport protein SUT2 isoform X2 translates to MTVPGRHRPSTTAMAAAAAEAGGREAVALPHKVSRRQLLRVASVACGVQFGWALQLSLLTPYVQELGIPHQWASLVWLCGPLSGLIVQPFVGHMSDRCASPFGRRRPYIVGGAAAISTAVLLVGFSADIGSALGDPGGGETRYRAIAVYLLGFWLLDVGNNTTQGPCRALLADLTGKDHRRTRVANAYFSLFMALGNILGYATGSFSRWFSIFPFSVTSACGINCANLKSAFLLDVVILAITTCITVLSAKETPLSSAGGLMDSAGETQVQLNTEHEAFLWELIGSCRYLTLPIWMVLIVTALTWIGWFPFILFDTDWMGREIYKGDPNEGTNYQIGVRMGASGLLLNSVVLGCTSVALEKICRKWGAGLTWGIANILMFLCFLAMLIISSWAKNKEYPQNGLPPDGVVVASLVIFTILGAPLAVTYTIPYAMISARTEPLGFGQGLAMGILNLAIVIPQEVHFLGSLRMNQSSSPLRSYVEDVITCCFETNIDESEVSVDLRMDRK
- the LOC103978760 gene encoding sucrose transport protein SUT2 isoform X1, with the translated sequence MTVPGRHRPSTTAMAAAAAEAGGREAVALPHKVSRRQLLRVASVACGVQFGWALQLSLLTPYVQELGIPHQWASLVWLCGPLSGLIVQPFVGHMSDRCASPFGRRRPYIVGGAAAISTAVLLVGFSADIGSALGDPGGGETRYRAIAVYLLGFWLLDVGNNTTQGPCRALLADLTGKDHRRTRVANAYFSLFMALGNILGYATGSFSRWFSIFPFSVTSACGINCANLKSAFLLDVVILAITTCITVLSAKETPLSSAGGLMDSAGETQVQLNTEHEAFLWELIGSCRYLTLPIWMVLIVTALTWIGWFPFILFDTDWMGREIYKGDPNEGTNYQIGVRMGASGLLLNSVVLGCTSVALEKICRKWGAGLTWGIANILMFLCFLAMLIISSWAKNKEYPQNGLPPDGVVVASLVIFTILGAPLAVTYTIPYAMISARTEPLGFGQGLAMGILNLAIVIPQVLISVGSGPLDQLFGGGNSPAFAVGALAAFVSGLVAIIGIPRSQIAGRRGQR